The genomic region AATCACCTGCTCCTGCTGGTCGTCCTGTTCCAAATGGTCAATATCGGCAATGCCCGCTCCGAGACGGCCTCTCTGTTCCGTCTATCACCGTTGCAGAGCCCCATCTTGCTTACCGGGACGATTACTGCGTTCTTGATCCACCTCGGAGCGATGTACTTTCCGCCCGCTCAGGCAGTCCTTGGAACCGCACCTGTCAGTCTGGAACAGTGGCTCGTTCTCGGTGGGATTGCCCTGACCATCGCCGTCGCTATCGAGCTGCACAAACTGAGCTGGAAGATGCGGTACCCTAAGCGCTCGGAGAGAGCGTCACAGACCTCTTCGCAAACTCGCGAGAAGGAGGCGTAGAGCGGGAAATCTGGCAGACCCTCAGTCGCGCTCTCCGCCACGAAGCGGGCTTTCTCCTGTGAATTCTCGCTTAATTAAGCGACAGCATCCCAGCGTTCACGCCGGGGAGGACGTTATCTCCGAGCAGCCCGATTCATTCCGAGGAGGGGACGCATTCAGTTATAAAATCCCGGCGGGAGACCAGTGTGTCGAACGCCGGTCCATTCCTCGATCTGGAACTCGTATATCTGTGTTTCAAGCGAGTCACTCGCGGTCTCGAACAGTTCCGGGCGCCACGTTGGCGTCGTCGTCTCGTCGAGTTCACCACGTCTGTCTTCCGGGAGTTTCTGAATCGTCCCGATGAGTCCGACGCTCTCCCAGTTAAACGCTGTCTCCGCACTGTACACGAGGAATGCCGCCGACTCTGCCTGGTTGGCCAACTCCATTTTCCGACTTCCGTTGTCTCCGATGAAGTAGAAGTAGAGACGCCCCCCTCCATTATACCCGTAGGTCATCGGAATCAGGTAGGGTTCGACGTCTGTTGGGAGTCCCAGCGTTCCCATACTCTGGCTAGAGAGAAACCCCTCTACCTCCTCGTCGGTCATCTTGTGCAACCCGAAGTCGGTGAGTTCGTCGATAGTCATTCCATATCAGAGTATGCTATCGAGTGACATAATTCCGTGTGCTGTCTCATAGTTTCCCGATAGACAACAGATGGAGGCGTCTGCTATAGTAGCCATTGGAAATCAATGCACACTTGATCGCATGGCAGCAGTGCGATCAGTGTGTAAATCGTTTAATTGTTACTATAACTGCTCGGTCACCCGCTGGCGAGGGCCTCGACGGTGACCTGACCTGTCTCCGGCGTCTCGTCGATCAGGACGGCGGCCTGGCCCTCAATTATCGGTTCGCCGTCCTCGTTGAGCACGTCCGTCGTGAGCTGGTATTTGTTCCTGCCGAGGTCCTCGACAACCTCACAGACTGCGGTAAGGCGAACATCGATGTCGGCCGGTTTTAGGAACGAGAGGTCCTGTGAGATGTATATAGTTACACCGGGGAAACGAGCCAACGCAGCACTGATCAATCCACCGACAAGCGTCCCGTGGACGATTCGCCGGCCGAACCGCGTCTGGCTGGCGTACTCCTCGTCGAGATGAAGCCGGTTTGTGTCGCCACTGGCGGCAGCGAAGGTCCTCACGTCTTGTTCGCTGATCGTCTTCGAAAACTCGACTCTGTCACCGACGTTGACGTGGTGGTCGTCGAGTCCCGTACCCTCAACGTCCCAGTCGTTTTTTTCGTAAGCAGTCTCCTGATGTCGGTAGTAGTTGGCAGTCTGTTGTTCGTGGCCTTCGATTTCCCGCCGCTGGAGGATTTGCGGGACGTGACGGACGATATCGTCAGTGCTGACCAGCCCAACTAGCTCGTCTCCATCGAAGACGACCAACCGGGCGATATCATGCTCAAACATTGTTTCGACCGCGGCGCCGAGGGTGGCGCTCGCATCGACCGAAACAACGTGGGTTGACATAAACTCCGAAAGCGAGCGCTCTTCCGGGCTCGACTCCTCGCTGAGGAGTCGCACGAAGTCGTCGCTGGTGACGATGCCGAGGACCTCTCCGTCCTCGACGACGACTAGTGACCCGATTGAGCCCGCGTGACACCGGCCGGCGGCAGTACTGGCAGTTGTTTCAGGCGACGCCGTCTCGACCGGACTGCTCATCACGTCGTTGACGCGAATTGGGAACGCCATGGTTGCACGTCGGTTCGACGTGACAAGAGGTTATCTGACGAAGAGATACCAACCGATAACAGCTGTACGTATGTTATTACTAAAAGGAATAGAAAAGTAAAGAAATGGAATAAAAGGTGTATCTAACCGAGATCAAATAGTTATAATTACGCATGTATTATATACAAAATAACGCCCTTCAGATTGAATACTGGTGCTTTGTTTAAAGATTTAATTGATCAGTGTTATTCTTCGTGCTTGATTCTGGTATCCAAGAGCTTCAATTTGTTCTTCTCGAAACCAACGAGGGCACCAATCTGTCGCCCGTGGTGACGACCTTTGGGAGGTTATAATGTGCCTTATCGACATCATCGGTAATCGAACTAGAGTGCATAAGTTAGAGTGAAAACGAGAGATATTAACAATAAAAACCCGAGTTTGGAAATAAAATCTCAATTTTATGAACTAAAGGGTTGCAAATACAAGATAAAGATACCAATCTGACTGAATAGAGGATTAAGTCTTGGAAAGTGGACGACATCCACGAGACGGCAGCCCGCAATGCGATATCCGAGTGAGCCAGTGCAGTGACGAAGACCGAAGCTCAGATCGAGATAGGACTCAGATAGCGATAGGCGTCGTCGATGGTACTGATCGTCCGGAATGCCGCT from Haloarcula hispanica ATCC 33960 harbors:
- a CDS encoding pyridoxamine 5'-phosphate oxidase family protein → MTIDELTDFGLHKMTDEEVEGFLSSQSMGTLGLPTDVEPYLIPMTYGYNGGGRLYFYFIGDNGSRKMELANQAESAAFLVYSAETAFNWESVGLIGTIQKLPEDRRGELDETTTPTWRPELFETASDSLETQIYEFQIEEWTGVRHTGLPPGFYN
- a CDS encoding CBS domain-containing protein; its protein translation is MAFPIRVNDVMSSPVETASPETTASTAAGRCHAGSIGSLVVVEDGEVLGIVTSDDFVRLLSEESSPEERSLSEFMSTHVVSVDASATLGAAVETMFEHDIARLVVFDGDELVGLVSTDDIVRHVPQILQRREIEGHEQQTANYYRHQETAYEKNDWDVEGTGLDDHHVNVGDRVEFSKTISEQDVRTFAAASGDTNRLHLDEEYASQTRFGRRIVHGTLVGGLISAALARFPGVTIYISQDLSFLKPADIDVRLTAVCEVVEDLGRNKYQLTTDVLNEDGEPIIEGQAAVLIDETPETGQVTVEALASG